TGCAGCTCGCTCAGAAGCAATTTGGACCTTTTCTGGACAAAGACTACTTGAAAGGAGTTGAAGTTGAGGCAGTAGTAAAACACCACAAAGTCTATGCTGAGGTGGATAGCATTGCTAAGGACATACACGCAGATCTCATCATCATGGGCTCGCGAGGTAAATCTAGAGAAACTGGATTTTTTGGAACGGGATCAAATACGGCCCGCATGGTTAGAAACAGCGAGACGCCCGTTCTGGTCGTTAAAGAAGGTCAGGATTTCGCTTTCGCGAAAGCGGTCATAGCAACAGATCTCAGCTTGGAGAGTATTCCAGCCTATAAAAAGGCAAAGACCCTATTTGACATGCTGGACTGCGATCACGAGACGGTATATGTTAATAGGCCAGACAGCTCCTTTCTAAGCGATACCGACTTTAACGAACGCGTAGAAGAGTTTGCTCATGCTGGTGGTCCAGAGCAAGTGAAAAGCGTGAACGATTATTCCATCGAGGCGGGCGTACTGTCTTATGCTGATCAGCACGACATAGATCTAGTCGCAGTAAGCACGCACGCTCGCAAAGGTGCAGATTATTTCTTCAATGGTAGTATTGCTGAAAGTATCGCACAGCACTCAAACTTGCCAGTGCTGTCTTTCAAAATTTAGGTAGCTTATCTTATGAAATGCCGTTTTGGAAAGCAGCTCATCAGCTTTTCTGAAACGGCTTTTATCCCTGTAGCTGGTACTCAAAATCGCGCTGATAATCACGCCATTTTTTACCCGTATTGATGGACTTGTAGGTGTCATCAAGCAACATGGTAATATAGATCTCCAGCTTGCGGGAGTCCATTTTACCGGGAACGGGATTGATCATCTCACCCTTTTCATCAAAGAATACCAGAGTGGGATATTCTATAATATTAAGCAACTCGGCAAACTCGTTTTGTGAGCGGTAGTTACGTTTTTTGTTGGGATTCCCGTAGGCCTTTCCCTTGTAGATAATTTGTTCATCACCTTCTGCATTGAAGGCGACGGGATAGTAATTTTCATTAATGAACTGTGCTATTTCCGCTTTCGCGAAAGCGTGCTTCTCCATCCACTTACATACAGAACACCAGTCTGTGTAAGCCTTTAAAAGAATTTTGCGTGGTTCCTGTTTCTGAGCCTCCAGCGCATCGTTCATGGACATCCACTGCACCTGACCAAAGCACACACCCGAAAACAAAAGAAAAACAATCAAGATCTTTTTCATAATGCAAAAGTAATGGCTATCCTAGAAACAAAAAACGCACCGAAGTGGTGCGTTTTAGTAAAAATCCTAACCTAGAATTAGCGGATTCCGTGCATGAGTTTTTTCATAATAGGTGATATGAGAATTGCAAATAAACCTACAGCAATAGTTATAACACCAAAACTTGCATAAACACTTACATAGCTGTAGAGTTGAGAAAATGAATCCCCAGCAGCTTCAGCACCAGATTGAGTCATTCCAGTTACGGATTCCACAATATCACCAAAAAATCCACTAGCAAAAATGTTTTCACTGCCTTTTTCAGAGCTTGTCAATTTAGCAATTCCTCCAGCAAAGAAGTGCCCATAAAAACTACTAAGGAACCAAACACCTAGAAGAAATGAAACAAATTTAGCCGGCGAAAGTTCGGATACCTTAGACAACCCTATTGGGGATAAGAACAGTTCACCTATAGTCAAAACACCATAACCTATAACTAAATAACTCATGGGAGTAAGAGCGTTAGAATCAGCGCTCTGAGCTGATAGGGCAAAAATCAAAAACCCAAGGCCTAGCAGCGCCAGACCTATACCAAATTTAACAGGTGAGCTAGGATTTTTTCTTGCAGCACTTAATTTGGTCCACATCCAAGAAAAAGGAATAGCAAGTAATATTATAAATCCAGGGTTAATACTATTTGTTTGTGAAGCACTCAACAGCGAAAGTTCAACATTCCTATCTGCAAAAGTTGTAAGTGAACTTCCTGCCTGTTCAAAAATAGCCCAAAAAAGTGAGGCAAGAATTGTGAAATAGACGATTACAATTAAACGTCCACGTTCAACAGCACTTACGGTGGTCATGATATAAATTACCACTCCGAGAATTACAGCTGACAATAGGTAAACCAAATATGATTCGTACTCATACTGCCATACTATAATGGCAAAAATTGGCACAGCTATAAAAGATAGAACCGTAATCATGTTTCCCATGTTTAGTCCAAGTGTTTTCTTTTCATACAACTCTTGACTAGGAGGCAGTCCTATATCACCAAAAACATTATCCTTTGTTCCTCTATAAAAAAATATTAAACCAACGAGCATACCTATACCAGCTAAACCGAAACCATAATGCCAACCAAACTCCTCACCTAGATATCCACATATCAAAGGCGCTATGAAAGCTCCTAGATTTATTCCCATGTAGAAGATAGTAAAACCTGCATCACGCCTATTATCGCCCTCCTTATAAAGCCCACCTACCATCGAGGAAATATTAGGCTTAAAAAGTCCATTCCCAACAATTAATAATGCAAGTGACCCGTAAAAGAAAACTGGATGCTCGATCGAAAGAACAAAGTGACCTAATGCCATGAGAATACCACCTAGCATGATGGATTTTCTATACCCTATTAATTTATCTGCTATATAACCTCCTATCAAGGGTGTAGCATAAACTAATGAACCATAGGCTGCATAAATACCATAACTCATGGTATCATCAAATAATAGTTCCTTGGTCATGTAGAGTACCAGTAAAGCTCTCATTCCATAGAATGAAAATCTTTCCCACAATTCCGCAAAGAACAGATAAAAGAGTCCTTTTGGGTGACCAAAAGCCTGAGGTCCAATCAAGGCGTCTAATTCCTTCTCATTATCGACCACGTCATTTGTAAATTGAGTATCGTCCATATATTTAATTTATAGATTTTCTTTGATGAAGTCAGTCATCTTATTAAAAAGATGAATGCGGGTATTACCACCGTAAATACCGTGGTTTTTGTCTGGATAGATTGCCCAGTCAAATTGCTTATTGGCTTGTACCAGTGCCTCGATCATTTGCATGGTGTTTTGCACGTGAACGTTATCGTCTGCACTACCGTGGATCAATAGGTATTTCCCTTTTAGTTTCTCAACGTGGTTAATGGGACTGTTCTCGTCATAACCACTCGCGTTCTCTTGTGGAGTGGTCATATAGCGCTCAGTATAGATCGTATCGTAATACCTCCAGTTAGTCACTGGTGCAACCGCGATAGCTGTAGAGAAGGTATCTGCACCTTTCAAAATACAGTTAGAACTCATAAAACCACCGTAACTCCACCCCCATATTCCTATGCGATCAGCATCTATATAATCCATTGCACCTAACTTTTGCGCCGCGGCAATCTGGTCTTCTACTTCATATTTACCCAGCTCTTTCTGAGTGACCTTTTTGAAATCGGCTCCTTTATAGCCCGTACCACGACCGTCTACACATACGACAATGTAGCCGTCATTAGCAAGCATACTGTGCCAGTAATCATTTGCACCGTACCAGCTGTTACTCACTTGCTGTGAACCAGGACCACTGTATTGAAACATGAGCACCGGATATTCTTTTGAAGCGTCAAAATCGAGAGGCTTCATCATCCACATATTGAGGTCATTTCCATTAACTGCGATCGTACTGAACTCTTTTTCTGAAAGCTTGTACGATTCCATTTTGCTCAATAGCGCATTATTATTTTGAATCTCACGCAGTCTTTTGCCGTCCTTAGCATCATTTAACGTGTAAACTGGTGGCGTGGTAGCGCTGCTGTAGGTGTTGATATAATAAGAGAAGTCATTACTGAAAGAAGCTGAGTTGCTCCCTATCTCATTATTCAGTTTGCGCTTTTTCTTTCCTTTTAAAGAAATAGAATAGATCCCACGATTGATACTGCCATCTTCCGTGCTTTGAAAGTAAATGCGCTTTGATTTTGGATCATAGCCATAATAGCTGGTTACATCCCAATCGCCGCTTGTGATCTGACGCTTTTCCTTTCCGTCTTTATCGTAAAGATATATGTGGCGGTAATTATCCTTTTCACTCGTCCACAAGAAGCTTCCATCTTCTAAAAAAGTAAGGTCATCGGTTACATCTACATAAGCGGCGTCTTCTTCGGTAAAGGCAATTTCTGCATTACCATCCTGATCTACATAATAGAAGTCCAGTACATTTTGGTGACGATTCAAAACCTGCGCAGCTAGGCGGCCATCAGGATTGTAGTTGATTCTCGCTACGTAAAACTCTTCGTTGCGATTGAGGTTTATTTCTTTACGCTTTCGCGAAAGCAAATCATAAACATGCAACCCGACCACGGCATTCTTCTCTCCAGCCTTAGGATATTTGAACACGTAGGGATACTGATAAAGATCACTGCCGTAAACATCCATGGAAAATTCTGGAACCT
This genomic interval from Nonlabens spongiae contains the following:
- a CDS encoding S9 family peptidase, which codes for MNKKSVIFLCFLLVQALLIAQKNITVEDIYTGEFRTQGLQSLRSMNNGKEYLVLNYNADRTQSIDKYSYLTGEKTGTLVSSSELELPIRNYSLSDDEQQIMIVSQRQPIFRRSANSMVHIYDLKTKKLTQLSDNLVRSAAFSPDGKRVAYVYENNLYYKDLQSGNTVQATNDGEINKLINGVSDWVYEEEFAIVRAYQWSPDSKQIAFLSFDESEVPEFSMDVYGSDLYQYPYVFKYPKAGEKNAVVGLHVYDLLSRKRKEINLNRNEEFYVARINYNPDGRLAAQVLNRHQNVLDFYYVDQDGNAEIAFTEEDAAYVDVTDDLTFLEDGSFLWTSEKDNYRHIYLYDKDGKEKRQITSGDWDVTSYYGYDPKSKRIYFQSTEDGSINRGIYSISLKGKKKRKLNNEIGSNSASFSNDFSYYINTYSSATTPPVYTLNDAKDGKRLREIQNNNALLSKMESYKLSEKEFSTIAVNGNDLNMWMMKPLDFDASKEYPVLMFQYSGPGSQQVSNSWYGANDYWHSMLANDGYIVVCVDGRGTGYKGADFKKVTQKELGKYEVEDQIAAAQKLGAMDYIDADRIGIWGWSYGGFMSSNCILKGADTFSTAIAVAPVTNWRYYDTIYTERYMTTPQENASGYDENSPINHVEKLKGKYLLIHGSADDNVHVQNTMQMIEALVQANKQFDWAIYPDKNHGIYGGNTRIHLFNKMTDFIKENL
- a CDS encoding thioredoxin family protein produces the protein MKKILIVFLLFSGVCFGQVQWMSMNDALEAQKQEPRKILLKAYTDWCSVCKWMEKHAFAKAEIAQFINENYYPVAFNAEGDEQIIYKGKAYGNPNKKRNYRSQNEFAELLNIIEYPTLVFFDEKGEMINPVPGKMDSRKLEIYITMLLDDTYKSINTGKKWRDYQRDFEYQLQG
- a CDS encoding universal stress protein, whose amino-acid sequence is MKHIIIPVDFSAFSENALKAGAVLAQKFGAKLHVLHMLELSDSIISSSSSSGRDNEMLFLLQLAQKQFGPFLDKDYLKGVEVEAVVKHHKVYAEVDSIAKDIHADLIIMGSRGKSRETGFFGTGSNTARMVRNSETPVLVVKEGQDFAFAKAVIATDLSLESIPAYKKAKTLFDMLDCDHETVYVNRPDSSFLSDTDFNERVEEFAHAGGPEQVKSVNDYSIEAGVLSYADQHDIDLVAVSTHARKGADYFFNGSIAESIAQHSNLPVLSFKI
- a CDS encoding peptide MFS transporter; the encoded protein is MDDTQFTNDVVDNEKELDALIGPQAFGHPKGLFYLFFAELWERFSFYGMRALLVLYMTKELLFDDTMSYGIYAAYGSLVYATPLIGGYIADKLIGYRKSIMLGGILMALGHFVLSIEHPVFFYGSLALLIVGNGLFKPNISSMVGGLYKEGDNRRDAGFTIFYMGINLGAFIAPLICGYLGEEFGWHYGFGLAGIGMLVGLIFFYRGTKDNVFGDIGLPPSQELYEKKTLGLNMGNMITVLSFIAVPIFAIIVWQYEYESYLVYLLSAVILGVVIYIMTTVSAVERGRLIVIVYFTILASLFWAIFEQAGSSLTTFADRNVELSLLSASQTNSINPGFIILLAIPFSWMWTKLSAARKNPSSPVKFGIGLALLGLGFLIFALSAQSADSNALTPMSYLVIGYGVLTIGELFLSPIGLSKVSELSPAKFVSFLLGVWFLSSFYGHFFAGGIAKLTSSEKGSENIFASGFFGDIVESVTGMTQSGAEAAGDSFSQLYSYVSVYASFGVITIAVGLFAILISPIMKKLMHGIR